Proteins from one Ammospiza nelsoni isolate bAmmNel1 chromosome 18, bAmmNel1.pri, whole genome shotgun sequence genomic window:
- the EIF4ENIF1 gene encoding eukaryotic translation initiation factor 4E transporter isoform X3, with translation MDKRGGAATETENGDAFLELNRITTKYPHRYTKEELLDIKERPYSKKRPSCLSEKYDSDGVWDPEKWHASLYPTSGRTSPVESFKKDLDSDRTSLMRRIVDPRERVKEDDLDVVLSPQRRSFGGGCHVTASVSSRRAGSPLEKDSDGVRVIGGRRIGSGRIISSRNFDKDHRGGDSRDARDRDRDRDYKDKRFRREFGDSKRVFGERRRNDSYTEEEPEWFSAGPTSQSETIELTGFDDKILEEDHKGRKRTRRRTASLKEGIECNGGVAEEDEVQAVLANETPADQEVPREAVLQEPAPGEFDFNEFFNLDKSVPGLASMIEDVLGEGSVSASRFSRWFSNPSRSGSRSSSLRSTPHEELERLAGLEQAILSPGQNSGNYFAPIPLEDHSENKVDILEMLQKAKVDLKPLLSSLSANKEKLRESTHSGVVLSVEEVEAGLKGLKVDQEGKIATPFMAEQMEEALNVSGSRQMKKDGDMTAFNKLVSSMKASGTLPSQPKVNQSLESHLMSPPEISGQPLSKNILQELLGPPITRPASSNVLSGLMGGLEPAASLLAQRAPSPPIPPVFPARAASADYLRHRISSPIGFGQGSQQLLGDPFPGVRKPMSPVAAQMSPLEIQQAALEGLALPHDLAIHAANFYQHGFGKPQMDKSRDGYRNRQQRMTKSPAPGHRGSASSPAPAASITSMLSPSFTPTSVIRKMYESKEKSKEDPVSGKMKISDVKDENQRPNEGTKLPALQRSACSTPLTQANRCTKEQDYRPKSAGRKTPTMASPVPGGPFLRPVHQVPLVPHVPLVRPAHQLHPGLVQRMMAQGVHPQHLPLLQAGMLPPGVDLSHLQGISAPILGQPFYPLPTASHHILNPRSGTPLQLAMMQQQLQRSGSGAQGSPAGAQTTPQNVLPRTGLSHGHTQLDHRPSQRSGSPIGLAKWFGSDVLQQPLPSMPSKVISVDELEFRQ, from the exons ATGGATAAAAGAGGAGGTGCAGcaacagaaactgaaaatggCGATGCTTTCCTAGAGCTGAACAGAATTACAACTAAATACCCACATCGTTACACAAAG gagGAGCTACTGGATATTAAAGAGCGTCCCTACTCTAAGAAAAGACCTTCTtgtctttctgaaaaatatgacAG tGATGGTGTCTGGGATCCAGAGAAGTGGCATGCATCTTTATATCCAACTTCAGGGAGAACTTCACCAGTggaaagctttaaaaaagaTTTGGATTCAGATCGGACCTCTCTTATGCGTAGAATAGTAG ATCCAAGAGAGCGAGTGAAAGAAGATGACTTGGATGTAGTGCTGAGTCCCCAGAGGCGGAGCTTTGGGGGCGGCTGCCATGTGACAGCGTCCGTCAGCTCCCGGCGGGCGGGGAGCCCCCTGGAGAAGGACAGCGACGGCGTCCGCGTCATCGGCGGCCGCAGGATCGGCAGCGGCAGGATCATCTCCTCCAGGAACTTCGACAAGGACCATCGGGGCGGGGACTCCAGGGACGCCCGGGACCGCGATCGGGACAGGGACTACAAGGATAAACGCTTCAGG AGGGAATTTGGTGACAGCAAACGTGTCTTTGGGGAGCGAAGAAGGAATGATTCCTACACTGAAGAGGAACCTGAGTGGTTCTCTGCTGGGCCTACAAGTCAGTCTGAAACCATTGAGCTGACAGGCTTTGATGATAAAATTCTGGAGGAAGATCACAAAGGCAGAAAGCGTACGAGGCGACGCACGGCCTCGCTGAAGGAAG gcaTAGAATGCAATGGCGGAGTGGCAGAAGAGGATGAAGTGCAAGCTGTCCTTGCCAATGAAACTCCAGCAGATCAAGAAGTTCCTAGAGAAGCTGTTTTACAAGAACCTGCTCCAGGAGAGTTTGACTTCAATGAGTTCTTTAACTTGGATAAAAGTGTTCCTGGCCTGGCTTCC ATGATAGAGGATGTGCTGGGGGAAGGctcagtgtctgccagcaggtTCAGCAGGTGGTTTTCTAATCCCAGTCGTTCTGGAAGTCGGTCAAGCAGCTTGAGATCTACCCCTcatgaggagctggagaggctGGCAG GTCTAGAGCAAGCCATTCTCTCCCCTGGCCAGAACTCTGGAAACTACTTTGCTCCCATTCCATTGGAAGACCACTCTGAAAACAAAGTGGACATCCTAGAAATGCTACAGAAAGCCAAAGTGGACTTAAAACCTCTTCTCTCAAGTCTTTCAGCCAACAAGGAAAAGCTTAGAGAGAGCA CACATTCAGGGGTTGTACTCTCAGTGGAGGAAGTCGAAGCTGGGCTAAAAGGTCTGAAAGTGGATCAGGAGGGGAAAATTGCCACTCCCTTTATGGCTGAGCAGATGGAAGAAGCCCTGAACGTCAGTGGCTCCAGGCAGATGAAGAAGGATGGGGACATGACAGCGTTTAACAAACTGGTCAGCAGCATGAAGGCAAGCGGGActctgccttcccagcccaAAGTCAAT cAGAGCCTTGAAAGCCACTTAATGTCACCTCCAGAGATATCAGGCCAGCCTCTGTCAAAGAATATTCTGCAG GAGCTTCTTGGTCCACCCATTACCAGACCTGCTTCATCGAATGTGTTGAGTGGGCTGATGGGTGGTTTGGagcctgcagcctccctgctggcacagagagCCCCCTCTCCCCCCATCCCTCCTGTGTTCCCTGCTCGAGCTGCTTCTGCAGATTACCTGCGCCACAGAATATCTTCCCCCATTG GTTTTGGACAAGGTTCTCAGCAGTTGCTTGGTGATCCATTTCCAGGTGTAAGGAAGCCCATGAGCCCAGTTGCTGCACAG ATGAGTCCCCTGGAGATCCAGCAAGCTGCATTAGAGGGACTGGCACTCCCACATGACTTGGCCATACATGCAGCAAATTTCTACCAGCATGGCTTTGGTAAACCACAAATGGACAAAAGCAGAGATGGCTACAGAAACAG gcagcagagaaTGACCAAATCCCCTGCACCAGGACACAGAGGGAGTGCATcttctccagcccctgcagcatccATTACAAGCATG CTGTCTCCTTCCTTCACACCTACCTCGGTGATTCGCAAGATGTACgagagcaaagagaaaagcaaagaggaTCCAGTTTctgggaaaatgaaaatcagtGATGTTAAAGATGAAAATCAGAGACCAAATGAAG GTACCAAACTACCTGCACTGCAACGCTCTGCATGTTCCACACCTCTTACCCAAGCAAATCGTTGCACCAAAGAGCAAGACTACAGGCCCAAATCAGCTGGTAGGAAGACTCCTACAATGGCCTCCCCAGTACCAGGAGGCCCTTTCCTTCGTCCTGTTCATCAAGTACCCCTTGTTCCCCATGTACCACTTGTACGACCTGCTCATCAACTGCACCCAGGATTGGTCCAGAGAATGATGGCACAGGGGGTCCATCCACAGCATCTTCCTCTGCTGCAAGCAG GTATGCTTCCTCCTGGAGTGGACCTGTCTCACTTACAGGGAATATCTGCTCCCATCCTTGGCCAGCCTTTTTATCCATTACCAACAGCAAGCCATCACATCCTCAATCCACGCTCGGGGACACCTCTGCAGCTCGCCATGATGCAACAGCAGCTACAACGATCAG gctctggagcacagggatcaCCTGCTGGTGCACAAACAACCCCTCAGAATGTGCTGCCTCGGACTGGATTATCTCACGGGCACACACAGCTCGACCATCGCCCCAGCCAGAGGAGTGGCTCTCCCATTGGCCTTGCAAAGTGGTTTGGTTCAGATGTGTTGCAGCAGCCTCTTCCATCCATGCCATCCAAAGTCATCAGTGTGGATGAACTGGAATTCCGGCAGTGA
- the EIF4ENIF1 gene encoding eukaryotic translation initiation factor 4E transporter isoform X1: MDKRGGAATETENGDAFLELNRITTKYPHRYTKEELLDIKERPYSKKRPSCLSEKYDSDGVWDPEKWHASLYPTSGRTSPVESFKKDLDSDRTSLMRRIVDPRERVKEDDLDVVLSPQRRSFGGGCHVTASVSSRRAGSPLEKDSDGVRVIGGRRIGSGRIISSRNFDKDHRGGDSRDARDRDRDRDYKDKRFRREFGDSKRVFGERRRNDSYTEEEPEWFSAGPTSQSETIELTGFDDKILEEDHKGRKRTRRRTASLKEGIECNGGVAEEDEVQAVLANETPADQEVPREAVLQEPAPGEFDFNEFFNLDKSVPGLASMIEDVLGEGSVSASRFSRWFSNPSRSGSRSSSLRSTPHEELERLAGLEQAILSPGQNSGNYFAPIPLEDHSENKVDILEMLQKAKVDLKPLLSSLSANKEKLRESTHSGVVLSVEEVEAGLKGLKVDQEGKIATPFMAEQMEEALNVSGSRQMKKDGDMTAFNKLVSSMKASGTLPSQPKVNQSLESHLMSPPEISGQPLSKNILQELLGPPITRPASSNVLSGLMGGLEPAASLLAQRAPSPPIPPVFPARAASADYLRHRISSPIGFGQGSQQLLGDPFPGVRKPMSPVAAQMSPLEIQQAALEGLALPHDLAIHAANFYQHGFGKPQMDKSRDGYRNRQQRMTKSPAPGHRGSASSPAPAASITSMLSPSFTPTSVIRKMYESKEKSKEDPVSGKMKISDVKDENQRPNEATDNLLSSSVENADQGTLPTLGTKLPALQRSACSTPLTQANRCTKEQDYRPKSAGRKTPTMASPVPGGPFLRPVHQVPLVPHVPLVRPAHQLHPGLVQRMMAQGVHPQHLPLLQAGMLPPGVDLSHLQGISAPILGQPFYPLPTASHHILNPRSGTPLQLAMMQQQLQRSGSGAQGSPAGAQTTPQNVLPRTGLSHGHTQLDHRPSQRSGSPIGLAKWFGSDVLQQPLPSMPSKVISVDELEFRQ; this comes from the exons ATGGATAAAAGAGGAGGTGCAGcaacagaaactgaaaatggCGATGCTTTCCTAGAGCTGAACAGAATTACAACTAAATACCCACATCGTTACACAAAG gagGAGCTACTGGATATTAAAGAGCGTCCCTACTCTAAGAAAAGACCTTCTtgtctttctgaaaaatatgacAG tGATGGTGTCTGGGATCCAGAGAAGTGGCATGCATCTTTATATCCAACTTCAGGGAGAACTTCACCAGTggaaagctttaaaaaagaTTTGGATTCAGATCGGACCTCTCTTATGCGTAGAATAGTAG ATCCAAGAGAGCGAGTGAAAGAAGATGACTTGGATGTAGTGCTGAGTCCCCAGAGGCGGAGCTTTGGGGGCGGCTGCCATGTGACAGCGTCCGTCAGCTCCCGGCGGGCGGGGAGCCCCCTGGAGAAGGACAGCGACGGCGTCCGCGTCATCGGCGGCCGCAGGATCGGCAGCGGCAGGATCATCTCCTCCAGGAACTTCGACAAGGACCATCGGGGCGGGGACTCCAGGGACGCCCGGGACCGCGATCGGGACAGGGACTACAAGGATAAACGCTTCAGG AGGGAATTTGGTGACAGCAAACGTGTCTTTGGGGAGCGAAGAAGGAATGATTCCTACACTGAAGAGGAACCTGAGTGGTTCTCTGCTGGGCCTACAAGTCAGTCTGAAACCATTGAGCTGACAGGCTTTGATGATAAAATTCTGGAGGAAGATCACAAAGGCAGAAAGCGTACGAGGCGACGCACGGCCTCGCTGAAGGAAG gcaTAGAATGCAATGGCGGAGTGGCAGAAGAGGATGAAGTGCAAGCTGTCCTTGCCAATGAAACTCCAGCAGATCAAGAAGTTCCTAGAGAAGCTGTTTTACAAGAACCTGCTCCAGGAGAGTTTGACTTCAATGAGTTCTTTAACTTGGATAAAAGTGTTCCTGGCCTGGCTTCC ATGATAGAGGATGTGCTGGGGGAAGGctcagtgtctgccagcaggtTCAGCAGGTGGTTTTCTAATCCCAGTCGTTCTGGAAGTCGGTCAAGCAGCTTGAGATCTACCCCTcatgaggagctggagaggctGGCAG GTCTAGAGCAAGCCATTCTCTCCCCTGGCCAGAACTCTGGAAACTACTTTGCTCCCATTCCATTGGAAGACCACTCTGAAAACAAAGTGGACATCCTAGAAATGCTACAGAAAGCCAAAGTGGACTTAAAACCTCTTCTCTCAAGTCTTTCAGCCAACAAGGAAAAGCTTAGAGAGAGCA CACATTCAGGGGTTGTACTCTCAGTGGAGGAAGTCGAAGCTGGGCTAAAAGGTCTGAAAGTGGATCAGGAGGGGAAAATTGCCACTCCCTTTATGGCTGAGCAGATGGAAGAAGCCCTGAACGTCAGTGGCTCCAGGCAGATGAAGAAGGATGGGGACATGACAGCGTTTAACAAACTGGTCAGCAGCATGAAGGCAAGCGGGActctgccttcccagcccaAAGTCAAT cAGAGCCTTGAAAGCCACTTAATGTCACCTCCAGAGATATCAGGCCAGCCTCTGTCAAAGAATATTCTGCAG GAGCTTCTTGGTCCACCCATTACCAGACCTGCTTCATCGAATGTGTTGAGTGGGCTGATGGGTGGTTTGGagcctgcagcctccctgctggcacagagagCCCCCTCTCCCCCCATCCCTCCTGTGTTCCCTGCTCGAGCTGCTTCTGCAGATTACCTGCGCCACAGAATATCTTCCCCCATTG GTTTTGGACAAGGTTCTCAGCAGTTGCTTGGTGATCCATTTCCAGGTGTAAGGAAGCCCATGAGCCCAGTTGCTGCACAG ATGAGTCCCCTGGAGATCCAGCAAGCTGCATTAGAGGGACTGGCACTCCCACATGACTTGGCCATACATGCAGCAAATTTCTACCAGCATGGCTTTGGTAAACCACAAATGGACAAAAGCAGAGATGGCTACAGAAACAG gcagcagagaaTGACCAAATCCCCTGCACCAGGACACAGAGGGAGTGCATcttctccagcccctgcagcatccATTACAAGCATG CTGTCTCCTTCCTTCACACCTACCTCGGTGATTCGCAAGATGTACgagagcaaagagaaaagcaaagaggaTCCAGTTTctgggaaaatgaaaatcagtGATGTTAAAGATGAAAATCAGAGACCAAATGAAG CTACAGATAACCTACTGTCTAGTTCTGTGGAGAATGCAGATCAAGGAACTTTGCCCACCTTAGGTACCAAACTACCTGCACTGCAACGCTCTGCATGTTCCACACCTCTTACCCAAGCAAATCGTTGCACCAAAGAGCAAGACTACAGGCCCAAATCAGCTGGTAGGAAGACTCCTACAATGGCCTCCCCAGTACCAGGAGGCCCTTTCCTTCGTCCTGTTCATCAAGTACCCCTTGTTCCCCATGTACCACTTGTACGACCTGCTCATCAACTGCACCCAGGATTGGTCCAGAGAATGATGGCACAGGGGGTCCATCCACAGCATCTTCCTCTGCTGCAAGCAG GTATGCTTCCTCCTGGAGTGGACCTGTCTCACTTACAGGGAATATCTGCTCCCATCCTTGGCCAGCCTTTTTATCCATTACCAACAGCAAGCCATCACATCCTCAATCCACGCTCGGGGACACCTCTGCAGCTCGCCATGATGCAACAGCAGCTACAACGATCAG gctctggagcacagggatcaCCTGCTGGTGCACAAACAACCCCTCAGAATGTGCTGCCTCGGACTGGATTATCTCACGGGCACACACAGCTCGACCATCGCCCCAGCCAGAGGAGTGGCTCTCCCATTGGCCTTGCAAAGTGGTTTGGTTCAGATGTGTTGCAGCAGCCTCTTCCATCCATGCCATCCAAAGTCATCAGTGTGGATGAACTGGAATTCCGGCAGTGA